The following coding sequences are from one Paenibacillus stellifer window:
- a CDS encoding PTS transporter subunit EIIC: MEQGTHERVRDDNEGDAGRVSVRELANQLVELSGGPGNITEITHCTTRVRLRLRRPELADEAGLGRIKEVQSAFKQSGQLQIIVGPAMVYKVHRHIVRLLQEPGESPASNRESKQSLQSLPPQKRTGIAALLRRSFAAVSLLSDIVIPMIPIFVAVGMLLGLISAIRAFGWISQESALFQLLAMLTSTAFQVLPVMFGYHAAKRFGGTPVLGAAIGLIMTRPGLHSLITAGEAGTGNMAAAAGNIPQLGYQGTVIPIILAVLLMSLVEKGLRRIVPSSAAMIAVPFSSLLLGGSIAVLVIGPVTGHLGSILSGLLEQAYHLGGTLFGLILGGVYGFIVLTGLHHGIQAIEVGLIANPAIGVNFLLPIWSMANIAQGGAGLAVYARTLDHSERRITLMASITAFLGITEPVVFGVNLRRGYPFLGAAAGGAAGGAYVAYHQVVANSFGLTGIPMLAFVIPAGQSNLIHYLIGIVIAAGTAFAVTWGLGGRGVRLPAGICHLGQAKHRRLS; this comes from the coding sequence ATGGAGCAGGGAACACACGAAAGAGTTAGGGACGATAATGAGGGCGACGCGGGCCGCGTATCGGTCCGGGAGCTTGCCAATCAGCTGGTTGAGCTGTCCGGCGGACCCGGCAACATAACGGAGATTACGCACTGTACGACCCGGGTTCGCCTCAGATTAAGGCGGCCTGAACTGGCTGACGAGGCCGGACTTGGCCGTATCAAGGAAGTCCAGAGTGCGTTCAAGCAGTCCGGACAGCTTCAGATTATTGTGGGACCGGCTATGGTGTATAAAGTACACCGCCACATTGTCCGGCTCCTTCAGGAACCGGGGGAGAGTCCGGCTTCAAATCGGGAGTCTAAGCAATCACTGCAATCGCTGCCTCCACAAAAAAGGACCGGAATAGCAGCGCTTCTGCGCCGTTCGTTTGCGGCTGTCTCTTTGCTGTCCGATATCGTCATTCCGATGATACCGATCTTTGTCGCGGTCGGAATGCTGCTCGGATTGATCAGCGCCATCCGGGCGTTCGGCTGGATCTCTCAGGAGAGCGCGCTCTTCCAATTGCTTGCGATGCTGACAAGCACCGCCTTTCAGGTGCTGCCCGTCATGTTCGGCTATCATGCGGCCAAGCGGTTCGGGGGCACTCCGGTGCTCGGTGCCGCCATCGGTCTGATTATGACGCGACCTGGGCTCCATAGCCTGATCACCGCGGGTGAAGCGGGAACTGGCAACATGGCAGCGGCAGCGGGCAACATCCCTCAGTTAGGCTATCAAGGGACTGTGATTCCAATAATTCTTGCCGTTCTGTTGATGAGTCTTGTTGAAAAAGGGCTGCGCAGAATCGTACCGTCATCCGCGGCGATGATCGCCGTTCCCTTCTCAAGTCTGCTACTGGGCGGCAGCATTGCCGTTCTGGTCATCGGGCCGGTAACGGGTCATCTTGGCAGCATCCTGAGCGGGCTGCTGGAGCAGGCTTATCATCTTGGAGGTACGCTATTCGGACTCATCCTGGGCGGAGTCTACGGATTCATCGTCCTGACAGGACTCCATCACGGCATTCAAGCGATTGAAGTTGGACTCATAGCCAATCCCGCTATTGGCGTGAACTTCCTGCTGCCAATCTGGTCGATGGCCAATATCGCCCAGGGAGGAGCGGGGCTCGCTGTTTATGCCCGAACGCTGGATCACAGCGAGAGAAGGATCACGCTTATGGCTTCGATCACGGCTTTTCTCGGCATTACGGAGCCGGTGGTGTTCGGCGTCAATCTAAGGCGGGGCTATCCCTTTCTTGGTGCGGCTGCTGGAGGAGCGGCAGGCGGCGCTTACGTTGCTTATCATCAGGTAGTGGCCAATTCGTTCGGACTGACCGGCATTCCGATGCTGGCCTTTGTCATTCCGGCAGGGCAGAGCAACCTGATTCATTACCTGATCGGGATTGTGATCGCAGCGGGCACGGCTTTTGCCGT
- a CDS encoding DNA glycosylase AlkZ-like family protein, protein MRTEILSKNDARQFLASYHNLNGSQQYCGSDGIIKYFAKAGSIQYDPLNVVGRNADLVLQSKIKDYKPEMLHNLLYKERLLVDGFDKEMCIYMTEEFPKFARIRAARAIAVTNTLGHRNQLDALQILDEVRDFVLINGATGTKDLSIGGHSLEGSWGHKKLSSAALDYLYTIGELCVVNKNGTQKQYDFTKKILPSLAEQQDSYADDDDFLTWYVKRRIGSTGILWDRTGGAWQGHFLSNKVKREQTLSRLLEEGEIVRLLIEDIKSPFYVRKEDISLFEKNDSSKQVKFLAPLDNLLWDREMVAQLYDFEYRWEVYTPAEKRKYGYYVLPVLYGDQLIARFEPERVLKNAPFKIKSWWWEPNVQVTSELLDAINAAIYDFCRYLDAECSKDYLDVLRNNV, encoded by the coding sequence ATGAGAACAGAAATCCTTTCTAAGAACGACGCCAGACAATTTCTTGCGAGCTATCACAATTTGAATGGCAGTCAGCAATACTGCGGTTCAGACGGGATTATCAAGTATTTTGCAAAGGCGGGAAGCATTCAATATGACCCTCTGAACGTGGTTGGCCGAAATGCAGATTTGGTCCTCCAGTCTAAAATTAAGGATTACAAACCGGAAATGCTGCACAATCTTCTGTACAAGGAGCGTCTGCTGGTTGACGGCTTTGATAAGGAAATGTGCATCTACATGACCGAGGAATTCCCCAAGTTCGCAAGAATTAGAGCGGCAAGAGCCATTGCTGTAACCAACACATTGGGCCATCGAAACCAGCTGGATGCTCTCCAAATACTTGATGAAGTGCGTGATTTCGTCCTAATAAACGGTGCAACGGGTACAAAAGATCTTTCCATAGGCGGGCACTCCCTGGAGGGCAGCTGGGGACATAAGAAACTATCCAGCGCCGCATTGGATTATCTTTATACCATTGGCGAGCTATGTGTCGTTAACAAGAATGGAACGCAGAAGCAGTATGATTTTACGAAAAAGATATTGCCTTCACTTGCGGAGCAGCAGGATAGTTATGCAGATGATGACGATTTTTTGACCTGGTATGTGAAGCGCCGGATCGGCAGTACCGGAATTTTGTGGGACCGAACAGGCGGTGCGTGGCAAGGACATTTCCTCTCGAACAAGGTAAAAAGAGAGCAAACTCTTAGCAGATTGCTGGAAGAAGGCGAAATCGTCCGGCTGCTGATCGAAGACATTAAAAGTCCTTTTTACGTGCGCAAGGAGGACATCTCTCTTTTTGAAAAAAACGATAGCAGCAAGCAAGTGAAATTCCTGGCTCCCCTCGATAACCTTCTTTGGGATAGAGAAATGGTTGCACAGCTGTATGATTTCGAGTATCGCTGGGAAGTGTATACTCCTGCCGAGAAACGCAAATATGGATACTATGTACTGCCTGTGCTCTATGGCGATCAGCTGATTGCCAGATTTGAGCCTGAAAGGGTACTAAAAAATGCTCCGTTTAAGATTAAAAGCTGGTGGTGGGAGCCTAATGTACAGGTTACGAGTGAGCTGCTTGATGCTATAAACGCCGCCATTTATGACTTTTGCAGGTATCTGGATGCAGAGTGTTCAAAGGATTATCTGGATGTACTCAGGAACAATGTATAA
- a CDS encoding helix-turn-helix transcriptional regulator codes for MLGITIYLLNHKKVNAQVLAEHFEVSVRTILRDIDSLCMAGIPVISTYGADGGYEIHDTFRMERQVAGAIDYAHIVTALKGLATAYNSKEVHSTLQKIQTVSRGKPSNIILDFGVLSEKERINHKLTILNQAIEDKHTVTFSYTNADNVQKNFEVEPVAALYKWYAWYLLCYFPKYEDYRIFKLERMDQIEITNRTNSLEHHAEHAQEQWEKQGDQRTYIHLKLHCRKEIKVKCMEYLNGAIESEFENGDVIMALSVPENEQFWYGVVLSFGNKITVLEPKELQQKIVNTCQDILQQYQDV; via the coding sequence TTGCTCGGAATTACGATATACTTGCTTAATCATAAAAAGGTAAATGCACAGGTATTGGCTGAGCATTTTGAGGTATCGGTCAGAACTATTCTCCGTGACATCGATTCGTTGTGCATGGCCGGCATTCCCGTCATTTCCACTTATGGCGCAGATGGCGGATACGAAATCCACGACACTTTTCGCATGGAGAGGCAAGTCGCGGGCGCTATCGACTACGCGCATATCGTGACCGCACTGAAGGGACTCGCTACTGCATATAACAGCAAAGAAGTCCACTCCACCTTACAGAAAATACAAACCGTATCAAGAGGAAAGCCGTCGAATATAATTCTGGATTTTGGTGTTCTGAGCGAGAAAGAGAGAATCAACCACAAACTTACCATCTTGAATCAGGCCATAGAGGACAAGCATACGGTGACCTTTTCCTATACGAATGCCGATAATGTGCAAAAGAACTTTGAAGTTGAACCCGTAGCCGCATTGTATAAATGGTACGCTTGGTACTTGTTATGTTATTTTCCCAAGTATGAGGATTACCGCATATTCAAGCTTGAACGTATGGATCAGATCGAGATCACCAATCGGACCAACAGCTTGGAGCATCATGCAGAGCATGCACAGGAGCAATGGGAGAAGCAGGGAGATCAGCGAACATATATTCATCTCAAGCTTCATTGCCGGAAAGAAATCAAGGTGAAATGCATGGAGTATTTGAATGGAGCCATCGAAAGCGAATTCGAAAATGGCGATGTCATCATGGCGCTATCCGTTCCCGAGAACGAGCAGTTTTGGTATGGGGTTGTGCTTTCTTTTGGCAACAAAATCACAGTTCTCGAACCGAAGGAGCTTCAGCAGAAAATCGTAAACACATGTCAGGATATTTTGCAGCAATATCAAGATGTATGA
- a CDS encoding thioredoxin domain-containing protein: MNEEIAQPKYTNRLIHEKSPYLLQHAHNPVDWFAWGEEAFEKARAENKPVFVSIGYSSCHWCHVMEEESFQSEEVAALLNGHFVAIKVDREERPDIDTLYMAVCQAMTGGGGWPLTVVLTPEKKPFFAGTYFPKRRMMGQPGLIEVLEQIRLKWESDRDKLTQLGDELLTEIQATNRKNLGAEEDGELSEELLHQAFRLYSTLFDYNFGGFGQAPKFPTPHNLSFLLAYSRKYDQVAALDMAEKTLDAMSRGGIFDHIGFGFARYSTDDQWLVPHFEKMLYDNALLAIAYLDAYQLTDKSMYAEVAQNVLAYVKRELTSPEGGFYSAEDADADGVEGGFYIFSREEIEEALGLEDMHSYCRIYGITEEGISNGFSIPNLLEGTADEFANKLDMEPLALRTRMDEWREKLFAYREQRVHPSKDDKVLTSWNGLMIAALAKGAKALQEPEYAAMAEKAANFIWENLRREDGRLLARYRDGEAAHLGYVDDYTFLMWGLTELYEATGEAVYLKRALELKDGLLSLFLDEEEGGFFFSGRDAEQLPVRGKELYDGAMPSGNSVAVKTLWKLAAVTQDVKLKGVAEQTAQVLARAAAKYPASYGMFLLSLLTLTDGGSEWVLTGRKDDPAMHSMIALAQQAYQPEASLLIHWDEPGDELAALLPHVQDKKPVHGQATAYICKDFACREPITSLEALRELTAKEAGE, encoded by the coding sequence ATGAATGAAGAAATCGCTCAACCGAAGTACACCAACCGGCTGATCCATGAGAAGAGTCCTTACCTTCTCCAGCATGCGCATAATCCGGTGGATTGGTTCGCCTGGGGCGAGGAAGCGTTCGAGAAGGCGAGGGCGGAGAACAAGCCGGTGTTCGTATCGATCGGCTATTCCAGTTGTCATTGGTGTCATGTGATGGAGGAAGAAAGTTTTCAAAGTGAGGAAGTCGCGGCGCTCCTGAACGGCCATTTTGTGGCGATCAAGGTGGACCGGGAGGAACGGCCGGATATCGATACGCTGTATATGGCGGTCTGTCAGGCGATGACAGGCGGGGGCGGATGGCCGCTGACGGTTGTGCTGACACCGGAGAAGAAGCCTTTCTTCGCCGGGACTTATTTTCCGAAGCGGCGGATGATGGGGCAGCCGGGACTTATTGAGGTTCTGGAGCAGATTCGGCTCAAATGGGAGAGCGACCGCGACAAGCTGACTCAGCTCGGCGACGAACTGCTGACGGAGATCCAGGCGACCAATCGCAAAAATCTCGGAGCCGAGGAGGATGGTGAGCTGTCGGAGGAACTGCTGCATCAGGCGTTCAGGCTGTACAGCACGCTGTTCGACTATAATTTCGGCGGCTTCGGACAGGCTCCGAAGTTCCCGACGCCGCATAATCTGTCATTCCTGCTGGCGTACTCGCGGAAGTACGATCAGGTGGCGGCGCTCGATATGGCCGAGAAGACGCTGGATGCGATGAGCCGGGGCGGGATCTTTGACCACATCGGCTTTGGCTTCGCCCGCTATTCCACCGACGACCAGTGGCTTGTTCCGCATTTCGAGAAAATGCTGTACGATAACGCGCTGCTGGCCATCGCATATCTCGATGCATACCAGCTGACTGACAAGTCCATGTACGCGGAAGTGGCGCAGAATGTACTCGCCTATGTGAAACGCGAGCTGACCTCGCCGGAGGGCGGGTTCTACTCCGCGGAAGATGCCGACGCCGATGGGGTGGAGGGCGGCTTCTATATTTTCAGCCGGGAGGAGATCGAGGAGGCGCTGGGCCTGGAGGATATGCATTCGTACTGCCGGATTTACGGCATTACGGAGGAAGGCATCTCGAATGGCTTCAGCATTCCGAATCTGCTGGAAGGAACGGCCGATGAGTTCGCAAACAAGCTGGACATGGAGCCGCTGGCACTGCGCACACGGATGGATGAATGGCGGGAGAAGCTGTTCGCGTACCGGGAGCAACGGGTGCATCCGTCCAAGGATGACAAGGTGCTGACCTCCTGGAACGGTCTAATGATCGCGGCGCTCGCCAAGGGAGCCAAAGCTCTGCAGGAGCCGGAGTATGCGGCTATGGCTGAGAAGGCGGCGAATTTCATCTGGGAAAATCTGCGCAGGGAGGACGGCAGGTTGCTGGCCCGTTATCGGGACGGCGAAGCGGCGCATCTCGGATATGTAGACGACTATACCTTCCTCATGTGGGGGTTGACCGAGCTGTATGAAGCGACCGGCGAAGCTGTATATCTGAAGCGCGCCCTTGAGCTGAAGGACGGGCTGCTATCTCTCTTCCTGGATGAAGAGGAAGGCGGGTTCTTCTTCAGCGGACGGGATGCGGAGCAGCTTCCGGTTCGCGGCAAGGAGCTGTATGACGGAGCGATGCCGTCCGGTAACTCCGTGGCGGTGAAGACGCTCTGGAAGCTGGCGGCAGTTACCCAAGACGTCAAGCTGAAAGGCGTGGCGGAGCAGACGGCGCAGGTTCTGGCCCGGGCGGCGGCGAAATATCCCGCGAGCTACGGCATGTTCCTGCTGTCGCTCCTTACGTTGACGGACGGCGGTTCGGAGTGGGTGCTGACCGGCCGGAAGGATGATCCCGCCATGCACAGCATGATTGCCCTTGCACAGCAGGCTTACCAGCCGGAAGCTTCGCTGCTCATTCATTGGGATGAGCCCGGCGATGAGCTGGCGGCGCTGCTGCCACATGTGCAGGACAAGAAGCCGGTCCACGGCCAGGCGACCGCGTATATCTGTAAGGATTTTGCATGCCGGGAGCCGATTACGAGCCTGGAAGCGCTGCGGGAGCTGACAGCCAAAGAGGCGGGCGAATAA
- a CDS encoding metallophosphoesterase family protein — MFKPERNRLWSAGNRLWSTRMDYTNSRMMIMKTFAVITDIHGNSPALRAVLEDISNKEIDHIFCLGDMVGIGPDSNQVLEMLTEQKNEGTNFWERSFFLIYY; from the coding sequence ATGTTCAAGCCCGAAAGGAATAGATTATGGAGTGCAGGGAACAGATTATGGAGTACAAGGATGGACTATACAAATTCAAGGATGATGATAATGAAAACATTCGCCGTCATTACAGATATTCATGGCAATAGTCCTGCACTACGAGCAGTGTTAGAGGACATATCCAACAAGGAGATCGATCATATATTTTGTCTGGGAGATATGGTCGGAATCGGGCCGGATTCAAATCAGGTGCTTGAAATGTTGACGGAACAGAAGAATGAAGGGACTAATTTTTGGGAGAGAAGCTTTTTTCTAATATATTATTAA
- a CDS encoding Crp/Fnr family transcriptional regulator, with the protein MSTTIPEAEKRNAMDIFKPARLSKKELFLKEGDIPNKLAYNVSGLLRCYYVDGKSNDVTKYFCFEGSVISYSALLLRQESHYYIEALEDCLLLCADYRSFEQLTNDSLFWLKLIKKIQEQALIYKEERERSFQLETASERYVHLLRRHPHIEERINLGYIASYLGISQVSLSRIRSKLNKLNKC; encoded by the coding sequence ATGTCCACAACAATTCCAGAAGCAGAAAAAAGAAATGCCATGGACATTTTCAAGCCGGCACGCCTTAGTAAAAAGGAGCTTTTTCTCAAAGAAGGAGATATCCCAAATAAACTGGCATATAATGTATCAGGCTTGTTGCGATGTTACTATGTGGATGGCAAAAGCAACGACGTGACTAAATATTTTTGTTTTGAAGGCTCTGTCATTTCGTATTCGGCACTGCTTCTAAGGCAAGAATCACATTATTATATCGAAGCCTTGGAGGACTGCCTGCTGCTCTGCGCGGACTATCGCTCGTTCGAACAATTGACCAACGATAGTTTGTTCTGGCTAAAGCTGATCAAGAAGATACAAGAACAAGCTCTAATTTATAAAGAAGAGCGTGAGCGCAGCTTCCAATTGGAGACGGCCTCCGAGAGATATGTTCACTTACTTAGGCGTCACCCGCATATTGAGGAACGGATCAACCTTGGCTATATTGCTTCGTATCTTGGCATTTCTCAAGTCTCGCTCAGCAGAATTAGAAGCAAGTTGAATAAACTTAACAAATGTTAA
- a CDS encoding SDR family NAD(P)-dependent oxidoreductase encodes MDAENRCDTFILITGASSGIGNELAEAFAKRGANLILVARRQHLLEEVSIRLMESYHIRVLWFSCDLSEKEAPKSIYEWCKSQNIIIDTLVNNAGAGMFGEFDHLDIDEQIRMIELNIHALVKLIHYFLPDLMTVTMFLDTDRLKRM; translated from the coding sequence ATGGATGCGGAGAATCGTTGCGATACTTTTATATTGATTACTGGGGCAAGCAGCGGGATCGGAAATGAATTGGCTGAAGCTTTTGCTAAGCGCGGCGCTAATTTAATATTGGTTGCAAGAAGGCAGCACCTGTTGGAGGAAGTATCCATACGGTTGATGGAGAGTTATCACATTAGGGTATTGTGGTTTAGCTGCGACTTATCAGAAAAAGAAGCCCCCAAGTCCATATATGAATGGTGCAAGTCACAGAATATTATCATCGACACCTTGGTGAACAACGCAGGAGCCGGGATGTTTGGAGAGTTCGATCACCTTGATATCGATGAGCAGATCAGGATGATCGAATTGAATATCCATGCTCTTGTGAAGCTCATTCATTATTTCCTGCCAGACCTCATGACAGTCACGATGTTCTTAGATACGGACAGATTAAAAAGGATGTAG
- a CDS encoding winged helix-turn-helix transcriptional regulator — protein sequence MLSQQLKDLEASLLINRKVYQQVPPKVEYSLTEKGKTLIPILQLMGQWGHANQQASKE from the coding sequence ATGCTGAGCCAGCAGCTTAAAGATCTGGAGGCGTCCTTGCTAATCAACCGGAAAGTATACCAGCAAGTACCACCCAAAGTCGAATATTCGTTAACCGAGAAGGGCAAAACCCTGATTCCCATCCTCCAGCTTATGGGCCAATGGGGTCATGCTAACCAACAAGCATCGAAGGAATGA
- a CDS encoding DUF5071 domain-containing protein, which translates to MEDLTVYLPRDKHDFERVDVLKNTDKSIVIALIPQLLEWLQDINWPIAEDIAKLLLQCPEETIPHVKAVLQMDDDIWKEWCLEYFVKELPVELMASFKSDVIRISSHPTPGEVLEEVHETAKEILEIMEKRLK; encoded by the coding sequence ATGGAGGATCTGACTGTTTACTTGCCAAGGGATAAGCATGATTTCGAGAGAGTAGATGTTTTGAAGAATACAGACAAATCAATAGTAATAGCACTGATTCCGCAACTGCTGGAATGGCTGCAAGACATAAATTGGCCTATCGCTGAGGATATTGCCAAGCTGTTGCTTCAATGCCCGGAAGAGACCATTCCCCATGTTAAAGCCGTTTTGCAAATGGATGATGATATTTGGAAGGAATGGTGTTTAGAATATTTTGTTAAAGAACTGCCAGTCGAATTAATGGCAAGTTTCAAATCGGATGTAATCCGGATATCTAGCCATCCAACTCCGGGAGAAGTACTAGAGGAAGTTCATGAAACTGCTAAAGAAATATTGGAGATAATGGAAAAGCGGTTAAAATAA
- a CDS encoding methionine ABC transporter permease, which yields MDNTWDILRLELFPAMWDTLIMIFISMAASLIFGLLIGLVLYLSSSRLFFPNRVLNAIMGVVVNIIRSIPFVILLVLLIPVTKVIAGTSIGPVAASVPLAFASIAFFARLVEGAFSEVDKGVLEAAIATGAGLGLILRKVLFVEAMPGLIRATTVTVISLIGYSAMAGLVGGGGIGDLAIQYGYYRYETGVMFATVILLILIVQGAQFVGDWTARIFTRK from the coding sequence ATGGATAATACCTGGGATATTCTGCGGCTGGAGCTGTTTCCCGCCATGTGGGACACCTTGATCATGATCTTCATCTCAATGGCCGCTTCGCTGATCTTCGGGCTGCTTATTGGGCTGGTGCTCTATTTATCTTCGAGCCGTCTGTTCTTTCCGAACCGTGTGCTTAACGCAATCATGGGTGTAGTGGTTAATATCATCCGCTCCATCCCGTTCGTTATTTTGCTTGTGCTGCTAATTCCCGTGACCAAGGTGATTGCCGGAACCAGTATTGGCCCGGTGGCTGCTTCCGTTCCGCTGGCTTTTGCGTCTATCGCTTTTTTTGCCCGTCTGGTCGAAGGGGCTTTCAGCGAAGTGGACAAGGGAGTGCTTGAAGCGGCGATTGCCACTGGTGCGGGGCTTGGTCTCATTCTGCGGAAGGTGCTGTTCGTGGAGGCGATGCCCGGCCTTATCCGGGCGACAACCGTAACCGTCATCAGCCTGATCGGCTATTCGGCAATGGCGGGACTCGTAGGCGGCGGCGGGATCGGCGATTTGGCGATCCAATACGGCTATTACCGTTATGAGACGGGAGTCATGTTCGCGACGGTAATTCTGCTGATCCTCATCGTCCAGGGAGCGCAGTTCGTTGGCGACTGGACGGCGCGTATTTTTACGAGAAAGTAG
- a CDS encoding methionine ABC transporter ATP-binding protein, which yields MIVLDNINVNFKQKGRSMQAVKSASLTVEKGEIFGIVGPSGAGKSTLVRVINLLQPPASGRVLINGEDITAFKGAALRRVRLKMGMIFQHFNLISGATVFQNIAFALKANNCPENQIAGRVKQLLEQVNLSDKANVYPANLSGGQKQRVAIARALANDPEILLCDEATSALDLENTEEIIRILRRINREKHITVVFITHEMDVARKLFDRIAVMAEGEIVEIGDTYRIFTEPRHELTQSLVARVLNIEVPDHLELKAGEEMLKITYTGERAYEPLISKVSKDFDVLVDILHGKIEYIHGQPLGILLIKLSGEAAEIVRVREYISGQVFKLEVISDRVEGGAHNG from the coding sequence GTGATCGTACTGGACAACATCAACGTCAATTTCAAGCAAAAAGGACGCAGCATGCAGGCCGTCAAATCAGCATCGCTGACCGTCGAAAAAGGCGAAATCTTCGGCATTGTCGGTCCCAGCGGGGCAGGCAAGAGCACATTGGTGCGGGTAATCAATTTGCTGCAGCCGCCCGCTTCAGGCAGAGTGCTCATTAATGGCGAGGATATCACCGCCTTCAAGGGAGCCGCGCTGCGCAGAGTCAGACTGAAAATGGGCATGATCTTTCAGCATTTCAATCTGATCAGCGGGGCGACAGTATTCCAAAACATCGCCTTTGCGTTAAAAGCCAACAACTGTCCCGAGAACCAGATTGCCGGGCGGGTCAAGCAACTGCTGGAGCAGGTGAATCTGTCGGACAAGGCTAACGTGTACCCGGCGAATTTAAGCGGCGGTCAGAAGCAGCGGGTAGCGATCGCCCGGGCGCTTGCGAATGATCCGGAGATTCTGCTGTGCGATGAGGCGACCTCTGCGCTGGATCTTGAGAATACGGAAGAAATCATCCGCATCCTGCGCCGGATTAACCGTGAGAAGCATATTACCGTTGTGTTCATCACACATGAGATGGATGTGGCGCGCAAGCTGTTCGACCGAATCGCGGTCATGGCCGAAGGTGAAATTGTGGAGATCGGCGATACGTACCGGATCTTTACAGAACCCCGGCATGAGCTGACCCAGTCTCTTGTGGCAAGGGTGCTGAACATTGAGGTTCCCGATCACCTGGAGCTTAAGGCCGGGGAGGAAATGCTCAAAATTACCTACACCGGAGAGCGTGCGTATGAGCCTCTGATCAGCAAAGTCTCGAAGGACTTTGATGTGCTGGTCGACATTTTGCATGGCAAAATCGAATACATCCACGGACAGCCTCTTGGCATTCTGCTCATTAAGCTGAGCGGTGAGGCGGCGGAAATTGTTAGGGTCCGCGAGTACATTTCCGGGCAGGTCTTCAAGCTTGAAGTGATCTCGGACCGGGTGGAAGGTGGAGCGCACAATGGATAA
- a CDS encoding MetQ/NlpA family ABC transporter substrate-binding protein translates to MNNMKKWLVLTLTVSMLALLLAACGGKEADSGSAQTTKKDIKIGVSPGPYGDMIKQAIEPYMKEKGYTIEVVQFSDYVQPDQALGSGEIDANLMQHTVYLEKFAADNKLDIGKVISVPTAGMGLYSNSVKELQAIPDGAKIAIPTDASNLARALRFLKSLDLITLKADIDETKATVHDIAENPHNIEFVTMDAAQISRSLDSVTLGIVPGNFAIAAKMDLADAIAVEKLSEDYKNVVAVRTADIDGQLGKDLKAAVESEQFHNAIEDANGIFKAFDKPEWYTTKYAK, encoded by the coding sequence ATGAACAACATGAAGAAATGGCTGGTCCTCACTTTGACCGTATCGATGCTCGCGCTGCTGCTTGCAGCCTGCGGCGGAAAAGAGGCAGACAGCGGTTCTGCGCAGACGACGAAGAAGGATATCAAGATCGGGGTTTCTCCCGGTCCTTATGGGGATATGATCAAGCAGGCGATTGAGCCTTACATGAAAGAGAAGGGCTATACTATTGAAGTCGTACAGTTCTCGGATTATGTCCAGCCCGATCAGGCGCTCGGCAGCGGGGAAATCGACGCCAACCTGATGCAGCACACGGTATACCTGGAGAAATTCGCAGCAGACAACAAATTGGATATTGGTAAAGTCATCTCGGTGCCGACTGCGGGCATGGGACTGTACTCCAATTCGGTAAAAGAACTGCAGGCGATTCCGGACGGCGCCAAGATAGCGATTCCTACAGATGCTTCCAATCTGGCGCGCGCGCTTCGCTTCCTGAAATCGCTCGATCTGATCACACTGAAGGCGGACATTGACGAGACCAAAGCGACCGTGCACGATATCGCGGAGAATCCGCATAACATCGAATTTGTCACTATGGATGCCGCGCAAATCTCTCGCAGTTTGGACAGCGTGACGCTCGGCATCGTTCCAGGGAACTTCGCCATAGCAGCCAAGATGGATCTTGCGGATGCCATCGCCGTCGAGAAGCTGTCGGAGGATTACAAAAATGTCGTTGCGGTGCGGACTGCGGACATCGACGGGCAGCTGGGCAAAGATTTGAAGGCCGCAGTCGAGTCCGAGCAATTCCATAACGCGATTGAAGACGCGAACGGAATTTTCAAAGCCTTCGATAAGCCGGAATGGTATACAACGAAGTACGCTAAATAA